From the genome of Bacillus thermozeamaize:
GGGAACATGACCAAGATCAACAGGATGATTAAATCTGTAATCACAAACCATAAAACCCCCTGAAACGCCGTCGCGGTTTTTTCACCTGCCGCACCCGCCGCGACAAATACGTTCATTCCTACCGGCGGCGTAACCAGGCCGATCTCGGCCGTTTTCGTGACAATAATGCCGAACCACACCGGATCAAAACCTAAAGAAACCATCAACGGAAATGTGAAAGGCAGCGTAAGGATAAGGATCGCCAGCTGATCCATAAACATGCCGAGAATGATGTACAAGAATAGAACAAAGGCAAGAACGACCCACTTGGACACCCCTGTGTTCTGCACAAATTCAACCACGCCTTGGGTCACTTGGGTCGCCGTAAGGTAATAGCCGAAAATCATGGCTCCGATCACGATGGTCAAAATCATAGCCGTCGATTTCAGTGTCCGTTCCAATGCGTGCATCATGCTGTTCGTTGTCAGTCTCCGCATGATCAACGCAATCATGAAAGCGGCAAATGCACCAAGCGCTCCCGCCTCAGTCGGAGTGACAATGCCGAAGTAGATGGATCCGATCACGCTGATGACCACCAGCAGCATGGGCCAAATTCCGCTCAGAGACTGAAACTTTTCCTTCCATGAAAAGGCGACGTCAACTTTGGGCGCTACTCCAGGGTTTCTTTTCGCCCAGATCAAGATCGTCAAAATATACCCAAGAGCCGTTAAGATGCCCGGAATGATTCCTGCAATGAACAATTCGCCGATCCCTGTTTCCGTCAAAATTCCATAGATGATGAGCACAATGCTGGGAGGAATCATAATGGCCAGTGTCCCGGCGATGCTGACCGTTCCCAACGCAAAATCGGTCCGATAGCCATACCGCTTCATTTCGGGAACTGCAGAAGCTGACAAGGTAGCGGCCGAAGCTGTACTGGACCCGCAAACCGCAGCCAGCCCTGCTCCAGACATGACGGTCGCAATCCCAAGTCCTCCCGGCAAGCGTCCCAGCCATTTATATGCGGCATGAAACACATCTTTCGTCACGCCACTCGATGTCATAATTTCGGCCATCAAAATATACATCGGCACCGTTGTGAGCAAAAAATTCGCCACGCTTTCATGAGGCGTAGTCTTGGCAATCCCAAGCAGCATATCCAAACCGCCGACCATCCAAAGTCCTATCAGCCCGGAAACGCCCAACGCAAATGCGATAGGCATCCCAAATGCAAGGGAAAAAAACAAGAGGACGATAGGCACGATGATTTCCATTCAGGACAAAACCCCTTTCCTGGTTTGATCGCTTTTCCTTCAATCGATTAGAGGACGACTAACGTCTGAATCATCCGTTCCCTTGAATGTATGAACGATCTCAAAAAGCAAGCGAATACAAAATAAAAACATGCCAATCGGAATACAAACATACGAGATCCACATGGGCCAAGGAATGAGTCCCATCGTGGTATACCCTTTTTCCCAGGCTTCTATCGTCAGTCCCACACCTTGGTATCCCAAGATAAACATCATGACGGCACCGAGAAATAGAAAGACCATCCGAAAATAACCAACCCATTTGGCCGGCAAACGTTCCGTAATCAAATCAATCGTGATGTGCCCCTTTATCCGCATGACATAACTCATGCTCAAAAAAACTGTGATGACCATGAGATAATTGGTGGTAAACTCAAAGACACCGACAATCGGCTGTCTGAGCACATAACGGCAAACGGCATCAGCCGTAGTCAAAATCATCATCAGAAATACCGCGATTTGCGATACCAGAAACATTGCCCTTTCCAATCTGTCAAAATACCTTAAGATGAGTTTCATCTTAATCACCCGGAAAAATGGATTTTTTGCACTTGTGATTCCTGTAACGGGAATCACAAGTGCTTGGTTCCTGTTTTACTTGCTATATTCGATAAATTTGTTCATGATATCGTTGCCCGGAAGCCCCTTTTGCTCCATTGACTTGACCCACTCCTGATTCAGTCGGTCCAACTTCTCATTCCATTTGGCCAATTCTTCATTTGAGATTTCATAGAATTCAATCCCTTGTGCCTTATACTGGTTCATCAATTCTTCTTCATGTTTCATCACGCTTTCCGGAAAAGCCTCAGCCACTTCCTTGCTTGCCTGAAGAACGATTTGACGGACATCTTCCGGCCAACTTTCCCATACGCTTTCGTTGACGGCATAAATCACGCCAAAAGAGGACAGCGTAGCATTGATCGAAGAATACTTGGCTATTTTATCCACTTGGTATCCGGGCCAGCTAAACAGGGAAAGCAACGAACCGTCGATGGTCCCCCGTTCCCAAGAGGTATATATTTCCGGCGCCGGCACAGACACGGGCGTTCCGCCCAATTCTTTGACGATCTGATCTTGCATGCCTCCACCCGTCCTGATTTTCAACCCTTTGAAATCATTCATTGTCTTTACTGGTCGGTCGGACGTCACAATCTGATAAGGGTTCAACGCGACGGCCCATAATGGTTTGACTCCATGCGGTTTGTATTCGATTTCATACAAATCTTCAGTCACCAGTTTGTGATACGCCTTTGTGCCGCTGGCGGCATCTTTTACCAGGCCGGGATTGCCGACAATCGAACTCAACGGCAATTTATCGGTATAGTACAAGGACCCCAGATAAACGACATCGGCCACCCGGTTTTTCACGACATCCAACAAGCTGGCGGCTTTTCCCAGCTGTTCCGCCGGATAATATTCAACTTCTATCTTCCCCTTGCCCAGCTCTTCGAGCCTTTTGATCCATACCTGTGTGCCAAACTTTGAAATGGGATTGGTATTCGGGAAAGAGTCGGCGACTTTGATGACCGTCACTTGATCCTTTCTCGCATCTCCCGCAGCACCGCCCGTATTTCCGCCGGATTGCTCACTGCCGCCTGTTTCAGCAGACCCGCAAGCCGCCAATGAAAACAGCATAATGCCAGTCAGCAACGCCAATAAAGAACGATTGGCCAATTTTTTCATTCTCTGTTACCCCCTTTTTGGAAACGCTGTCGTTTTTTCCGCATGAAGCAAGAATGATCGCTAGTACGAACGCGGCAAGCCCAACACATGTTGAGCGATATAATTCTTGATCATTTCATTGGTAATCGGCGCAATTCTCGGCAGACGGATCTGGCGGTAAATCCGCTCGATGTTGTACTCCCGCGCATACGCATAACCACCAAACGTCTGAAAGGCCACGTCGACGGCATAAAACCCGGCCTCCGACGCCCGGAGCTTCGCCATATTGGCCTCGGCGCCACAGGGTTTGCCCTGGTCATACAGCCATGCCGCGTGGTAGACAAGCATTTCAGCCGCTTTCAACTGCGAATAGGCATCCGCCAGAGGGAACTGGATGCCTTGGTTGCTGCCAATCGGCCTGCCGAACACCACCCGCTCTTTCGCGTATTTCACGGCCCTCTCAAGCGCTCCATACCCCATCCCCAGCGCTTCGGCCGCAATCAGGATCCGTTCCGGGTTCAACCCATCCAGCAAGTAATAAAACCCTTTGCCCTCTTCCCCGATCCGATCAAAGGCATCGACCTTAAGATCTTCAATGAAAAGTTCATTTGTATCCACGCCATTGCGGCCCATTTTCTCAATTTCCCGAATGGCGATGGCGTTCCGGTCCATCGGCGCAAAAAACAGGGTCATGCCGTCCGTTTTCTTTTGTACTTTCTCATAAGGGACCGTGCGGGCCAAAAGCAGGATCCGATCGGCCATTTGCGCTTTGGTGATGAAAACTTTGTGGCCATTGATCCGATAATGATTGCCATCCCGCTTCGCAAAAGTGGTGATCCGGGTGGTATCCGTTCCCGCATTCGGTTCCGTGACGCCAAAACACACGTGCAGCTTTCCGCTGGCCACGTCCGGCAAATAGGCTTCACATTGTTCCTTGGTCCCGTGATAAAACAACGGGTTGGCCCCGAAGATCGACAAGTGCAAGGCGGATGAACCGTCCATACCCGCAGCCGATCTGGCCACTTCCTGCAAGATGAGCGCCGCCTCCGTGACCCCAAGGCCGCTTCCGCCATACTCCTCCGAAATCATGACCCCCATAAACCCGGCATCGGCGCACACATTCCAAAACTCGATGGGAAAACGATGGCTTTGATCGATCTCCCGCCAATACTCATCGTCAAACTGCCGGCACACATCCTGGGCGGTTTTTCTCAGCAGTTCCTGCTCTTTCGTCAGTTCCAACGCCACGATGAAACCTCCCGCATCCTAAAAGTATTGAGGGTTCGACAGATGACCTGAAATCCCATCACCTCTCTTTGCTGTTGCTCTATCAATGCATAAGCAAGAAAGATGCCATTTCATATAAAACTTGTCGATTTCTGACCATTATTGGTATGCAAGAACATTTGGCATGCCCATTCATTTATAAGATTCTAAAATCACACATTGGCTTCTGTATCCATTCTCCACGCAAAACGCTGAAAACATGCCCGGTTCACTTTGGCTTATCATTTTTTAGAACGCATTTCTCAACATCGATAACCAAAAATATCCTTTCAGGAAAAAGAACTGGAAGTAATAGGCTCAATGTTTAACCGCCTGATCTTGTTGTATAGCGTCGGCAGGGAAATCCCCAACTGCTCAGCCGCTTTCTTCTTTCCTGCCAGATCTGTGCCATGCCTCATCAACGCCTGGGTGATCATTTCCCGTTCCGTATTGTCCAGAACCTCCTTGAGGGTGGCCGATGCGGCCATCTGTTTCAACGGCGGGGCCTTCTTAATCGAATCCGGCAGGTGCTGCTCGGTAATCAGGTGGCGATCGGTCATGTTGATGGCATAATGAACCACATTGATCAATTCACGGATGTTTCCGGGCCAATCGTATTGAAAGAAATAATCCATCGCTCCTTTGGAAAAATCGAACAAAATCCCGTCTGAATACGTTTTCACGATATGGCGAATTAACAAAGGCAAATCCTGCTTTCGCTTCCGCAACGGCGGAATATAAAGATTCACCCCGTTCAAGCGGTAATAGAGATCTTCCCGGAAACGTTTTTTGCGGATCAGTTGCATCAAATCCTTGTTCGTGGCTGCGATCACCCGGACATCCACCTGCTTTTCATGCACCGCTCCCACCTTGCGAATCCGTCCGTCCTGCAGTACGCGGAGCAACTTTGCCTGCAGCTCATAGGACATATCCCCCACCTCATCCAAAAAAATCGTGCCGCGATCGGCCAGTTCAAACAAACCGATCTTCCCGCCACGTTTGGAATCGGTAAATGCCCCCTCCTCATAACCAAACAATTCACTTTCAAGCAAGGATGAAGGGATGGCGGAACAGTTCACAGCAATAAACGGATGATGCTTTCTCGCACTGGCGTTGTGAATCGCATGGGCAAACAGCTCCTTTCCCGTGCCGCTTTCTCCCTGAATCAGGACATTCAAATTGGTCGCGGCCGTTCTTTTGGCCAGTTCTTTCGCTTTGACAAACGTCGGTTCCTCCCCGATGATGTCCTGAAACGTGTAGCGGGCCCGATTCAAGCGATCGACCGTTTTTTTAAGCTGGTCAAACTGTTCCTGGCTTTTTTGCAGTTCCTTGGTCAATTGATAAATTTCAGTGACGCTCTTGATGACCGACACGACTCCCGACAGGCGGCCCTTGATGAAAATGGGCGCAATGTCGGCGACATACGCTTTGTCCCCCTCTTGACGTATCACGTTCGATCGCTTTTGCTTATCAACCAACGTCTTGTGCGCGACCGCCCCCGGACGCACGTCAGGCAGGTACTTCCCGACAATCTCCTCCTTCTGCACTCCAGTGATGTTGGTATATTCCTTGTTCACCAATCTGACAATCCCGTTCCGATCCAGCATGAGGATGCCTACATTCATCGCGTCCAGAAGTTCATTGAACCACTCCATCGATTCCCGTTCCAACATTTCAAAAATGGATTCGGACATTTCACATCCTCCCTGCTCAAAAAATTGGCCAATCCATAAACTAATTTTATGATTTAACATTTTAAATGAACCTATATTTTTTGAGAAGAACCAACTGTCAACAAGCGCCAGACGGAATGACATATAATAAAAAACCGGGCCTTTTTTGCCTATGCGAAGGACCCGGTCATTTATAAGGTGGTGCGTTCCTATCGACCACGATTCATGTTTTTGTTTCCCTACATCCCCTATTGGCTTCTCATCTACGGGTTGCCCATGGCTTGCACCAACTCTTTGGCCACAGCCAGCAGCTCCTCACGGGATGTCCCTGGCATTCCGGTGATGCTGATGCTGCCCCAAACCGGGTAAAGATACAAGGCAATGCCGCTACGGCCGGCATCGTCCCGCAGGTGCCATTCATGCGCCAGGATGCCATCAATCGAATACGAATTAAAATGCCGGATAGGCGCGTCCGGACTTTTTTGATTCACTGCGAGATACTGTTCGAGGCTTAATTCCGTAGGCACCGGGGTGTCCCATACGTTGCTCTGGGAAATATTCACTCGTTTTCCAGTGGGCGTGATCAACTGGAACGTGAAGATCCTGCTGGCCTCTTCCCGCTGCGCCGGCACAGGCAGACGGAAATCGGAAGCGACGCGGAGCTTTCCGATGGTGTAACCCGGTGGCGGAGCCACGGCAGGAAACGGGAGGAAACTCACGGCTTCATGCCAGTCTGTTCCTTCATAGAGGACAGACATGCCGACCAATGAATCGTTTGGTGCACCACGTTCTCCTTCCATAATCTGCGGCTGCGACCAGGAAAGTTCCCACGCTGGCAGGCTGCGAGTAACTTTTTCCTTCCGGGCGGGTGTCTCTTTCAGGATATCGGCTTTATAGGCTTTCAGAATGTAGGTTCCTGCCTGATGCAGCGGCGGGAAAGCGATTCGTGTCTGCCTTCCATTGCTGCTGCTGCCAACTGGAATAATCTCTTGTCCGGAAGGGTCATAAAGGCGATATTCAAAAAAGATGTTATCGCCATTGGTTTCATCTTTCATCCCGTCCACCCGCAAGTGAAGGATCGTCTGGCTCCGGGCGTGCCGAACAGACTCCAGGGTGATGGTCCATCCGTCTTTTTTATCAACAGCGCGAGGGTACAGCTGCACTTCCTGCTCCTTGGTGGGAAAGGTCAAAAAGGAAACCTCCCAGTTTCCCTCGCGGATCTCCACCCGCTTCTCCCCAAATGGACCATCCGGGGCAAACACAGCTCCCATGGCCGGGACATGGAGGCTCATCCGCAACCCGGTCACCATGCCGACAGCGTGAACCGGTGCAAATTCCAGATAACCTGTGCCGTCGGCAAACACAGCGGCCGCCTGCATCCGGTAGCGGACGCCAAACTGATCCTGCAGGTACACGGGATAACTGCGCAGCGATGGATGTTCGGCAAACGCATGGTCCAAGAGCTGATTCCACGCCATGAGCTCAGAATGACTAAAAAGGATGTTCCAGCGCCTCAAAACCGGAGCGGTATGGTTTTCACCGCCTGAGCCAGCCGAATTGGCATTTTCCGGCTCCGTCTCCCGCACGCGATAGATGAGGACGGTCCGGTGCTGATCCGCGTAAAAATCCATGACCTCCAATATCAGCCCCTGCTTGCTGTCGGACACGCCGATCTCCTGGAAGGCCTGCTTGCGGAAAAGGGCAAAGAGACCGGGATCGGAAGAAAAAAGGGAAAGGCGCGCAGCACGACCGGCTTCGTCCGGCCGCAGCACGGCCATTGCGGTCATCTCCATCTTTGGAACAAAATGAAAAACGCCAGCCATCAGCATGAACGTCACGCCCGCCGCTGCCATCCCGCGGGCCAGCCTGACCGGCAGGAACACGCGGGGTCGTGATCTCTCTGGGCCGTTCAAGCGCGCTTGCACCATTTCCCAGACATTTGCAGACGAAGCCACTTGCCGTCCGAGCTGTTCGTAGTATGCACGCAACTTCTCTTCCAGCTCCTGCCTTTCCACCGGTCCATGGTCACGTGTCATCAGACATCCCCCTTCTCGGCATCGATTGGAATATTTCCCCGGACTTTCTGCTCCCGCGCCAGCTCTTGTCTCAGCTTCTGAAGCGCACGATGGATACGTGATTTCACCGTACCCTGCCGCATCTTCAGGATCATGGCAATCTCGGAAATCGTACAGTCACTGCCATAACGCAACGCGATGATGTGCTGATCAAGAGGAGACAGGTGTGCCAACAGCCGGTTCAGTTGGCGGATGTCTTCATCCGCCAAGAACTGTTCCTCCGGGGAAGGCGCGGCTGAGTCGGAAAACATGGTGGTAGACGGATGGATGAACGCCGGATCCTGTGGTCGTTCCTGATGGATCCGGCGGCGGCTCCAGTCGATGTAACCGTTGTACAGAATCCGGTATAACCATCTGCGAAAGTGCATCGGTTTCTTCAGGGCAGCACGGAATTGCCAGGCTTTGAACCAAGCCTCCTGTGCCAAATCCTCCGCGATGCCCAGATCTCTCGTCCAGAAATAGGCGGTCCGGATGAGGCCCGGGCTCAGCTCCTCCACCAACCTCTGAAAGGCCTGCCGGTCCCCCTGTTGAAACGCAAGAATATCTTCATCACGCACGAACTTGGACGGCTCCAATCAGCTGACCCCCTTCATCCTCCCTCGCCGATCAGGACGCATTGGCTGCTTCAATCGTTGCATGAAAAAAGGGGCTGACCCATTGTTGTTGGGTCTCCCCGCTCACAGCATGCTGTTTGCATGGTCACGAGCATCGATGTCTGCGGTACGGTCATGCTTTCATACGCTGAACGCGAATGCTTTCGCTTCCGCTTTCAAGACCCTTTTCTCCTCACATCATGTGCAAACCAATGGACAAGACCACACTGCATGCATGTCAGGATGGTGGCTCCCCGGTTGAGCCAATCCAAATCAAAAAAGGAAAACCCTCTGGTGTTTAACAAAGCACGCCCCTCTTCAAAACGATCATGTTCGCAATGCAGGCAAGTGATGATCTTTCTTGCACCGGATTCATACCGGTGCCCCTTAGCAGACACTGTTAACCCCTCCATTTTTTCAGAATCACTTCCTTGGAATCCTTCTATGATTCACAAGGCCTTTCCCACAGATATTTGCATTATTTTCACAATATCACAAAACATCCATGCCATTCCACTTAAATGACCGCATGAACAAGCGGCAACCCCTTGTGTTGGCTGACATGTCAAGCACAGCGCGATATGTTATCATTAGAATACTGTCCCATCACACAGAAGATGACGCCGTGGTTTACGGCGGCAAGGGGGGTACGACCGTGGCCAAAAAAAGCCCGCCTCAACGAATGCCGCATGCAAAAAAGGCAAAAAACGCAACCAAAAGCGCCAACAAAAGCGCCAACAATGTCCGGCCGCTTATCTGGATTTCGCTCGCCGTCATCGGGCTTCTTGTTCTTGTGGTGGTCATCAATCAAGTCCTGCAAGGACAAGCCGCCCAACCGGTAGAGTACAGCGAACCGCCATCGCTGGACGGACAGCCGGTTTTGGGGAACAGCGACGCGCCGGTAACGGTGGTCGAATTCGGCGATTACAAATGTCCTTCCTGCAAAGTGTGGACAGAGCGCATTTTTCCCCGCCTGAAGGAGGATTATATCGACAAGGGGAAGGTCCGGTTTGCCTTCATCAACGTGCTGTTTCACGGGGAAGAATCCAAGCTGGCTTCCTTGGCTGCCGAATCGGTTTTCGCCAAGCATGCCGATGCGTTCTGGACTTACCACCACGCCCTGTTTGAAGCGCAAGCCTCCTCCCACGACAGCCGCTGGGTAACCAAAGAAAGGCTGGTCGAACTGGCGGAGCGGCACGTCCCGGACATGAACCTGGAAAGGTTTAAGGAAGAACTGGACAGAGAGACAGCGCTGCCAGCCGTCGAAACCGACATGGCCCTTGTGGACAAATTCCAGGTGGAACTGACGCCGTCGGTGATGATCAACAACGTCATGCTGCCTGATCCGTTCGACTACGAAGCCATTCAGGCGATGATCGAGCAGCAGCTGGAGGCGGCGAAATAATGGCCTTCGGTTTGCGCGCTTATCTGCTATACGGGGCGTGGCTGGTCTCTGTTGTGGCGACCTTAGGCAGCCTCTACTTCAGTGAAGTGCTGGGATTTGTCCCGTGTGAGCTGTGCTGGTACCAACGCATTTTGATGTATCCGCTGAGCGTGATTCTCGGCATCGCCGCTTACCATCACGATACCGGCATCAAAAAGTATGCGCTTCCGCTGTCCATCACCGGGGGATCGATCTCGCTCTACCACTACCTGCTGCAAAAAGTGGATGCGCTGGCCTCTTTCCAGCCGTGCAAGGGAGGCGTCCCGTGCAATGTGGATTACATCAACTGGCTCGGGTTTATCACGATCCCGTTTTTGGCCTTGACCGCTTTTACGCTGATCACCATTTTTCTGCTGTTTGTAAAACCTGACGAATAGCACGCTAGGAGGAATCCAGATGAAAAGCATCCATCCTTATTTGTTCGTCGAACCTTGCCTCGAAGCCATGCAATATTATCAAAGCATCTTTGGCGGGGAAATCAAAAACGTGCAGATGGCAGACGAGGTCGAAATGTTTAAAGGCCACGAAGGAAAATG
Proteins encoded in this window:
- a CDS encoding acyl-CoA dehydrogenase: MALELTKEQELLRKTAQDVCRQFDDEYWREIDQSHRFPIEFWNVCADAGFMGVMISEEYGGSGLGVTEAALILQEVARSAAGMDGSSALHLSIFGANPLFYHGTKEQCEAYLPDVASGKLHVCFGVTEPNAGTDTTRITTFAKRDGNHYRINGHKVFITKAQMADRILLLARTVPYEKVQKKTDGMTLFFAPMDRNAIAIREIEKMGRNGVDTNELFIEDLKVDAFDRIGEEGKGFYYLLDGLNPERILIAAEALGMGYGALERAVKYAKERVVFGRPIGSNQGIQFPLADAYSQLKAAEMLVYHAAWLYDQGKPCGAEANMAKLRASEAGFYAVDVAFQTFGGYAYAREYNIERIYRQIRLPRIAPITNEMIKNYIAQHVLGLPRSY
- a CDS encoding C4-dicarboxylate ABC transporter permease, whose amino-acid sequence is MEIIVPIVLLFFSLAFGMPIAFALGVSGLIGLWMVGGLDMLLGIAKTTPHESVANFLLTTVPMYILMAEIMTSSGVTKDVFHAAYKWLGRLPGGLGIATVMSGAGLAAVCGSSTASAATLSASAVPEMKRYGYRTDFALGTVSIAGTLAIMIPPSIVLIIYGILTETGIGELFIAGIIPGILTALGYILTILIWAKRNPGVAPKVDVAFSWKEKFQSLSGIWPMLLVVISVIGSIYFGIVTPTEAGALGAFAAFMIALIMRRLTTNSMMHALERTLKSTAMILTIVIGAMIFGYYLTATQVTQGVVEFVQNTGVSKWVVLAFVLFLYIILGMFMDQLAILILTLPFTFPLMVSLGFDPVWFGIIVTKTAEIGLVTPPVGMNVFVAAGAAGEKTATAFQGVLWFVITDLIILLILVMFPILSTWLPSMM
- a CDS encoding 2-oxoglutarate dehydrogenase; this translates as MAFGLRAYLLYGAWLVSVVATLGSLYFSEVLGFVPCELCWYQRILMYPLSVILGIAAYHHDTGIKKYALPLSITGGSISLYHYLLQKVDALASFQPCKGGVPCNVDYINWLGFITIPFLALTAFTLITIFLLFVKPDE
- a CDS encoding Fis family transcriptional regulator, encoding MSESIFEMLERESMEWFNELLDAMNVGILMLDRNGIVRLVNKEYTNITGVQKEEIVGKYLPDVRPGAVAHKTLVDKQKRSNVIRQEGDKAYVADIAPIFIKGRLSGVVSVIKSVTEIYQLTKELQKSQEQFDQLKKTVDRLNRARYTFQDIIGEEPTFVKAKELAKRTAATNLNVLIQGESGTGKELFAHAIHNASARKHHPFIAVNCSAIPSSLLESELFGYEEGAFTDSKRGGKIGLFELADRGTIFLDEVGDMSYELQAKLLRVLQDGRIRKVGAVHEKQVDVRVIAATNKDLMQLIRKKRFREDLYYRLNGVNLYIPPLRKRKQDLPLLIRHIVKTYSDGILFDFSKGAMDYFFQYDWPGNIRELINVVHYAINMTDRHLITEQHLPDSIKKAPPLKQMAASATLKEVLDNTEREMITQALMRHGTDLAGKKKAAEQLGISLPTLYNKIRRLNIEPITSSSFS